Proteins encoded by one window of Bacillus sp. DTU_2020_1000418_1_SI_GHA_SEK_038:
- a CDS encoding HesB/YadR/YfhF family protein, translating into MKIHISDEAAAWYEDEMFLSKGDYVRFFARYGGCSTVQQGFSLGISKEEPVNAGAETAKNGITYFIEEKDIWYFDNHDLYVEFNAKAKEPDYKYL; encoded by the coding sequence ATGAAAATACATATTAGCGATGAAGCTGCTGCTTGGTATGAAGATGAAATGTTTTTAAGCAAAGGAGATTATGTTCGTTTCTTTGCACGATATGGTGGATGCAGTACTGTTCAGCAAGGGTTCTCATTAGGTATTTCAAAGGAGGAACCTGTGAATGCAGGTGCTGAAACTGCTAAGAATGGAATCACTTATTTTATTGAAGAAAAAGATATTTGGTATTTTGATAATCATGATTTGTATGTTGAATTTAATGCTAAAGCAAAAGAGCCAGATTATAAGTATCTATAA
- a CDS encoding CPBP family intramembrane glutamic endopeptidase: protein MVLKDKHSLTINYVQLFLFVVIIYLTQHKLFILSFALLLAMIIYMTIAGIHNRVFLWVMAAYTFGYIFLLYGDRLIEEFTLGRSSIIIINRTLLLFPLLFMVYVIRKFKKNCFLYGLRPNWMASITFPFIWSGFHTVTVRTFLIIAIGINLASFIPFISFAKINFGDPNFFLFIILFSVLNGTLEEILWRGIVLTRLVDLAGEKAAVIFSGLGFGLSHLAFGYSWWLCLLYALGGIFYAGITIRSGSILPAIIWHMVFNILMILSGIITYIG, encoded by the coding sequence TTGGTATTAAAGGATAAACATTCACTAACCATTAATTACGTACAGCTATTTTTGTTTGTCGTCATCATCTACCTTACCCAGCATAAACTATTTATCTTATCCTTTGCTCTTTTGTTAGCGATGATTATTTATATGACGATTGCCGGAATTCATAATCGCGTTTTTCTCTGGGTTATGGCCGCATATACTTTTGGATACATATTTTTATTATATGGCGATCGACTGATTGAAGAATTTACGTTGGGCAGAAGTTCAATTATTATCATAAATCGTACCCTCCTATTATTCCCGCTCCTTTTTATGGTCTATGTTATTAGGAAGTTTAAAAAGAATTGTTTCCTTTATGGCTTAAGGCCGAATTGGATGGCAAGCATTACATTTCCTTTTATATGGAGCGGATTTCACACTGTAACTGTAAGAACTTTTTTAATAATTGCGATAGGTATCAATCTTGCCTCATTTATTCCCTTCATATCTTTTGCTAAAATTAATTTTGGTGACCCAAACTTCTTCCTGTTTATTATCCTTTTTTCGGTTTTAAATGGTACACTGGAAGAAATCCTTTGGAGGGGAATCGTCTTAACAAGACTAGTAGATTTAGCCGGTGAAAAAGCTGCGGTTATCTTTTCGGGATTAGGCTTTGGCTTATCACATCTTGCCTTTGGCTATTCATGGTGGCTATGTTTGCTCTATGCATTGGGCGGTATCTTCTATGCTGGAATAACCATTCGTTCAGGAAGCATCCTGCCAGCCATCATCTGGCATATGGTATTCAATATTTTAATGATTTTAAGCGGGATTATTACGTATATAGGGTGA